A stretch of the Ferviditalea candida genome encodes the following:
- a CDS encoding succinate--CoA ligase subunit beta → MKLFEYQAKELFEENQIPVPRRRLIREESGLQQALDEIGFPCVIKAQILEGGRGKAGLIQLAASGEEAHAKTKQIFASPKKVSKVLIEEAVHIAKELYLSITLDPVAGSSVIMACAEGGVDIEEIARSTPDKIIRESVDIARGLSPFQARNLMYDLGLDGPIVSQGSKLLLNLYGLFQRYDCELVEINPLMITSKGNLVAADGKISLDDNSLFRHERFELTREYFDSDAQYEASQEGIPYLEFDGDIGLMCAGAGLTNTVFDLIHYYGGTVSNYLEFGGPNYHKAVQAMTIMMKSNPKVILIVTFGTIARADVMAQGLVDAVKLLKPEIPIVAAIRGTGEEEAHRLLRSIGLQSLDETEEAVKQAIALAGGVGVK, encoded by the coding sequence ATGAAATTATTCGAGTATCAGGCAAAAGAGCTTTTTGAAGAGAACCAGATTCCCGTTCCCCGAAGAAGGCTGATTCGCGAGGAGTCGGGGCTGCAGCAGGCGCTGGATGAAATCGGCTTCCCGTGTGTGATCAAAGCGCAGATTCTGGAAGGCGGCCGCGGCAAAGCAGGCTTGATTCAATTGGCCGCCTCAGGGGAAGAGGCGCATGCCAAAACAAAACAGATTTTTGCTTCTCCCAAAAAGGTCTCCAAGGTCCTCATTGAGGAAGCGGTCCATATCGCAAAGGAGCTTTATCTCTCCATCACGCTCGATCCCGTCGCGGGCTCGAGCGTGATTATGGCCTGCGCGGAAGGCGGCGTCGATATTGAGGAAATCGCCCGCAGCACACCGGATAAAATTATCAGGGAATCCGTCGATATCGCAAGAGGGCTTTCGCCTTTCCAGGCCAGAAATCTGATGTACGACTTGGGCCTCGACGGGCCGATCGTCAGTCAAGGCTCCAAGCTTCTGTTAAACCTGTATGGTCTGTTTCAACGCTATGACTGCGAACTTGTGGAGATCAATCCACTGATGATTACCAGTAAAGGAAACCTCGTCGCCGCCGACGGGAAAATCAGCTTGGACGACAATTCCTTATTCCGGCATGAACGGTTTGAATTAACCCGCGAATATTTTGACAGCGATGCTCAATATGAAGCGTCCCAAGAGGGAATCCCCTACCTGGAATTTGACGGGGACATCGGGCTGATGTGTGCAGGAGCCGGATTGACGAACACCGTATTCGATCTGATCCACTACTACGGTGGGACGGTCTCCAACTATCTGGAATTCGGCGGACCGAATTACCACAAGGCCGTGCAGGCGATGACGATCATGATGAAAAGCAATCCGAAGGTAATCCTGATCGTCACCTTCGGTACGATCGCCCGGGCGGACGTAATGGCCCAAGGTCTGGTCGATGCCGTCAAGCTGCTGAAGCCGGAGATCCCCATTGTCGCAGCTATCCGGGGAACCGGCGAGGAGGAGGCGCACCGGCTGCTGCGAAGCATCGGTCTGCAGTCGCTGGATGAGACCGAGGAAGCGGTCAAGCAGGCGATCGCGCTCGCCGGAGGTGTCGGAGTCAAATGA
- the sauS gene encoding acylating sulfoacetaldehyde dehydrogenase — MTANQQTDSTEAVNAREIVGELVRKARKAMNIFIHYDQSQVDEVVQALAWAICKPGNAEELARVAVRDTGLGKYEDKVNKNRRKTMGTLRDLLGAKSVGVIHVDEEKGITEIAKPVGVVAAVVPSTNPAATPLNKAMMALKGRNAIIFSPSPKGATTCQLLIQYIHEELAKIGAPLDLVQSLPAPVNKELSNELIQQCDIVTVTGSANNVRAGQTSGKPNLCVSAGNVVSVVDATANLQEAAHRICLSKIYDYATSCSSDNAVVIEEAVYDEMIGALKKEGGYLCSAEEKALLEQAMWPDGKRSGKTTAKAPEVIAEAAGLQNPAAKEASFFMVEETGIGPGYPFSREKLAVVLAVYKAKDFDDALDITKRILNCQGRGHSCGLHTTDESHIERIGLEMDVCRLLINQAQCYGNGGNFNNGLNFTLSMGGGTWAGNNIGENLSYKHFINITKVSRVIPEVIPTEEDLWGSYFAKYGR, encoded by the coding sequence ATGACCGCAAATCAACAAACAGATTCGACTGAGGCGGTAAATGCTCGGGAAATTGTCGGCGAGTTGGTGCGGAAAGCGCGCAAAGCGATGAATATTTTTATCCATTACGACCAGAGCCAGGTGGATGAAGTCGTTCAGGCGCTGGCATGGGCCATCTGCAAGCCGGGCAATGCGGAAGAGCTGGCCCGCGTTGCGGTGAGAGACACCGGACTGGGCAAATACGAGGACAAGGTCAATAAAAACCGCCGCAAAACGATGGGAACCCTGCGCGACCTGCTGGGAGCCAAATCGGTCGGCGTCATCCATGTCGATGAGGAAAAGGGCATCACCGAGATCGCCAAGCCGGTGGGAGTCGTCGCCGCCGTCGTCCCTTCGACCAATCCGGCGGCCACCCCGCTGAATAAAGCGATGATGGCGCTGAAGGGCCGAAATGCCATTATCTTTTCTCCTTCTCCCAAAGGCGCTACCACCTGCCAACTGCTGATTCAATATATCCATGAGGAATTGGCCAAAATCGGCGCCCCGCTCGACCTTGTCCAATCCCTTCCGGCCCCTGTGAACAAGGAGCTCTCCAATGAACTGATCCAGCAGTGCGATATTGTCACCGTGACCGGATCGGCCAATAACGTTCGCGCCGGACAGACGAGCGGAAAACCGAATTTGTGCGTAAGCGCGGGCAATGTCGTATCGGTGGTGGATGCCACGGCGAATTTGCAGGAGGCCGCCCACCGCATCTGCTTGAGCAAAATTTATGATTATGCCACCAGCTGTTCGAGCGATAACGCCGTCGTGATCGAGGAAGCTGTGTACGATGAAATGATCGGGGCGTTGAAAAAAGAAGGTGGATACCTGTGCAGCGCCGAGGAGAAAGCGCTTCTCGAGCAGGCCATGTGGCCCGACGGGAAGCGAAGCGGCAAGACTACCGCCAAAGCCCCGGAGGTCATCGCCGAGGCCGCCGGTCTGCAGAATCCCGCCGCCAAAGAAGCCTCCTTCTTCATGGTTGAAGAAACCGGCATCGGACCGGGCTATCCTTTCTCACGCGAGAAGCTGGCTGTCGTGCTTGCCGTTTATAAGGCCAAAGACTTCGACGACGCTTTGGATATTACCAAGCGCATTCTCAACTGCCAAGGCAGGGGCCATTCCTGCGGCCTGCACACAACGGACGAATCGCATATCGAAAGAATCGGACTGGAAATGGACGTATGTCGGCTGTTGATCAATCAAGCGCAGTGCTACGGGAACGGCGGCAATTTCAATAACGGCCTGAACTTTACCCTATCCATGGGAGGGGGCACTTGGGCAGGCAACAACATCGGCGAAAATTTGTCCTATAAGCATTTTATCAATATTACAAAGGTTTCCCGGGTGATTCCGGAAGTCATTCCGACCGAGGAGGATTTGTGGGGCAGCTACTTTGCCAAGTATGGCCGGTAA